The Streptomyces laurentii region GCTGGACCGTACGGGCCGGATGCTGGCCCTCGACCGGCGCCTGGACGGCGGGCCGGTGAAGACGGTCACGGTCGACCTGGAGCGTGGCGGCGAGGTCACGCCCCTCCTGGAGATCACCCCGGACAGCAACGACCGGCTGCTGCTCGCGGACGCCGACAGCGGCCTGCTCGTGCTGCGTTCCGACGCGCCGTCGCCGGGCCACGACCGGCTGGCCTGGGGCGTGCTGGGCAGCGCGCTGCCGGTGCGCTTCCCGGAGTGCCTGCGGCTCGACGACGCGGCGGTGACGCCGTTCGCGGTGCAGCCGGGGCAGGTACTGCTGCCGGAGGACTGCGGGGTCGCGCTGCGGATCGACGCGGCGGCGGGCAGCTGGGTCGGCCTGTGGCGGCCGCGCGAGCGGCGGATGCTGCACGCGGCCGTCCCGCCGGGCTGGCTGGCCGGGGCGGGCCTGTGGACGGCCGGCGGGGTGCTGCGGCTGCCGTACGTGACGGACGACACGCCCTGTGGTGTCGCGGCTCTGGCGGAGCCCGCCGGTCCCGCCGTACCGGCACCGTCGCCCGAGGCCGACGCGTACCGGTACCCGGGCGCGGGGCGGCGGACGGTCCCGGTCCCGGAGCCGGGCGGGGCACGGGAGTCGGGCGCGGAGACGGTCTCGGGAACGGGCCCGGGAGGCGGTGCGCGGCGGGCGCCGGAGCCGGGGTCCGGGGGCGGCGAAACGAAGGCATGTCGTCCGGTTCCACTCCGCGATGCGCCGCTGACGGACCGCGAACCCGCTGGCTAGACTCACGGGCCGCACCAGCAAGAGCGACGCATACGGGGTGAGTTCCACCATGAGCAACACGGACGCGCAGGAGCCGAACGGCTCGGGCAAGCACCGCGGCCCGGCCGCACCGACCGAGGACTCCTCGTCCTCGGCGAACGGCCGTCACCGGCGCGAGCCCGAGACGCAGTAGACACCATCGGCGGCCCCCCGCGACCAGGGGGAGAGGGGCCCCGGGACCGGTCACACGACCGGTCCCGGGGCCCCTCTCGTCGTACGGTCGCCCGCGTACGGTCGCGGTCGGCCCTTCCAGACGCGGTCGGCCCTTCCGGACGTGGTCAGCCCTTCTTGAGGCCCAGCACCTCCGCCGCCGCGAAGGTCTCCCCCGCCGGCCGGTCCGCGTAGTGCGGGGTGAGCAGCCCGTCCAGCTCCTCGTAGCTGAAGACGTCCTTGGCCGTGTCGAACTTGGCCGCCACCCGGGGCCGGTCGACGATCGCGACCATCCCGCCGTGGACGACGAACAGCTGTCCGTTGACCCGGGCCGCGGCCGGCGCGGCGAGGTAGCCGACGAGCGGCGCCACGTGCTCCGGCGCCAGCGGGTCCAGCTCGTCCGCGGACGCCGGCTCGGCGAACCCGGCGAAGACGTCCTCGGTCATCCGGGTGCGGGCCCGCGGGCAGATGGCGTTGACGGTGACGCCGTACTTGGCGAGGGCGAGCGCCGAGGAGGTGGTGAGGCCGACGATGCCGCCCTTGGCCGCCGCGTAGTTGGGCTGCCCGGCCGAGCCGGCCAGGTACGCCTCCGAGGACGTGTTGACGATCCGGCCGAAGACCCCGCTCTCGCCCGCCTTGGCGCGCTCGCGCCAGTGCGCGGCGGCGAAACGGGTGGTGTTGAAGTGGCCCTTGAGGTGGACCCGGACGACCGAGTCCCACTCGTCCTCGCCCATCGAGAAGACCATCCGGTCGCGCAGGATGCCCGCGTTGTTGACCAGGACGTCCAGCTTGCCGAACTCGCTCACGGCCAGGCCGACCAGGGCGCGCGCGGTCTCGAAGTCGGCGACGTCGCCGAGGTGGGCGACGGCCCGGCCGCCCGCCGCGCGGATCTCGGCGACGACCTCCTCGGCGGGGGCGGCTGACGCCGCGCCGGAGCCGTCGCGGCCGGGCTGGCCGTAGTCGTTGACGACGACGGCCGCGCCGAGCCGGGCCAGTTCGAGCGCCTCGGCCCGGCCGAGGCCGCGGCCGGCGCCGGTGACGATCGCGCTCAGCCCCGCCAGCGGCTGAGCCGCCGGTGACGGGGACACACGGGGCAGTGACATGGTTCGCGTCCTCTCCGGTGAAGCCTCTGAAGCCTCGGATCCGCTGGGGATCCCGTGAGCGACAACGCGTGGGCCGTCGCTTCGGATACTGGTTCGGGCACTTCCGGCACCGGTTCACGCGCTGCTTCGGGCACTCCTCGGAGGCCTCCGGGGCGGGTCCTCCCGCCCCGGACGCCGTCGTGAGCGCTGTTCCGGGTGCCGGTCGCCTCAGAGCTCGATGCAGGTCCGCAGCGCCGCGCCCGTCCGCATCTGCTCCAGCGCCTCGTTGATGCCGCTCAGCGGCACCCGGTGGGTGATCAGCGACGCGAGGTCGATCCGGCCGGCCCGCCAGAGCGCGATGGCCCGTTCGTACGAGCGGAGCACGTCCCCGCCCCCGTACATCGACGGCAGGATCCGCTTCTCGTCGAAGAACAGCTCGAACATGTTGAGCTGGAGGAAGTCGTCGAGGGCGCCCGCGCCGACGACGCACAGGGTGCCGCCGCGCCGGGTGGTGTCGTAGGCGGTGCGCGCGGTGGCGGACTTGCCGACGACCTCGAAGACGTAGTCGAAGCCCTCGCCGCCGGTCACGCGCTGCTTGGCGTCGGCGAGCGCGTCCGGGGCGACGGCCTCGGTGGCGCCGAATCCGAGGGCGGCCTCGCGGCGCGACTCGACCGGGTCGACGGCCACGATCTGCGCGGCGCCCTGGAGCCGGGCGCCCTGGATGGCGGAGATGCCGACGCCGCCGCAGCCGATGACGGCGACCGACGAACCGGCCGCCACCTTCGCGGTGTTGATGGCCGCGCCGAGTCCGGTGGTCACGCCGCAGCCGATGAGCGCGGCGATGTCGTACGGCACGTCGTCGGGGATCGGCACGGCGCAGCGCGCGTCGACGACGACCTCCTCGGCGAACGTCCCGGTCCCGGCGAAGCCGAAGACTTCACCCGCACCGCCATCGGAACCGCCGCCCGCGCGACGGAAGTTGGGGGTGCCGGCGTTCATGAACCCGGCCAGGCAGAGCTGGGTCTGCCCGCGCCTGCAGGCGGGGCAGCTCCCGCACGCGGGCAGCCAGCACAGCAGCACCCGCTGCCCCACGGCGAGACCCGTGACGCCGTCGCCGACGTCGAGGATCTCCCCGGCGCCCTCGTGGCCGGGCACGAACGGCGCCGGCTGCGGCAGGACGCCGCTCATCGCGGAGACATCGGAGTGGCACAGGCCGGTGGCCCGGATCCGGATCCGCACCTTGCCGGGTCCGAACCCCACCGCCTCGACGTCGTCGAGGACTTCGAGTTTGTCCTGGCCGATCTCGTGCAGTACGGCTGCGCGCATGGTGCGGCTCCCATCAGCTGACTCGGGTCCGAGGCGGGGCGGGGCGGTTCGGGGTGCGGAGACGGCCGGCCCTCAGGAGGGGTCGGCGACGGTCACGACGGTGTCGGCGAGTACGGGGGCGTCGTCGCGTTCCACGGCGGTGACCGTGACCTGCACGCGGCCGCTGTCGCCGCCGTCCCCCTCCGTGAGACGCCACATCCGGATCCGGAGGGTCTCGCCGGGGAAGACGATTCCGGCGAAGCGGGTGCGGTAGCCGCGCACGCGGGTGACATCGCCGCCGAGAAGGGTGTCGACGACCGCCTTGAGGGTCATGCCGTACGAGCACAGGCCGTGCAGGATCGGCCGGTCGAAGCCCGCGAGCTTGGCGAACTCGGGGTCGGCGTGCAGCGGGTTCCAGTCGCCGGACAGCCGGTAGAGCAGGGCCTGGTCCTCACGGACGGGCCGCTCGACGGTGGCGTCGGGCGCCCGGTCGGGCACGGCGAGGCGCTCGGAGGGACCGCGGTCGCCGCCCCAGCCGCCCTCGCCGCGGACGAAGATCTGGGCGTCGCTGGTCCACAGCGGCCCGTCGGCGTCGGCGGCCTCGGAGCGCAGCACCAGGACGGCGGCCTTGCCCTTGTCGTACACGGCGGCGACCCGGGAGGTGGAGACGGCCCGGCCGGCGACGGGCAGCGGCCGGTGCAGGGTGATCGACTGGCCGCCGTGCAGCACGGCGGCGAGGTCGATGTCGATGCCCGGGGCGCCCAGACCGCCGACGACGCCCATGCCGGCGCCCGCGACGGTGGCGAAGCTGGGCAGGACGTGCAGCCGGGACTCCAGGGTGTAGCGCAGCTCGTCGGGGTCGGTCGCGGGCGCGCCCGCGCCGAGGCCGAGGTGGTAGAGCTGGACGTCCTTGTGGTCCCAGGCGATCTCCGCGCTGCGGGGTTCGGCGGCGACGGCCTTGGCGGCGTCAATGGGCATCGGCTTGCTGCTCCTTGTGGCGGTTGGAGACCTCGGCGCGGCCGTCCGCACCGTCGACCACGCCGAGGCCGTGCGGGAGCCGGTCCGGACCGCGTTCGTCGGTTCGTTCGTGTTCTAGAACGCGTTCTAGAGCGGCGATCCCCATGTATAGCGGAGGGAGTTGACGAGGGGAACCCTCCTGACGGTACGTCAGATATCCGTATCCGTACGGGCGACGGCCCGATCCGAGCCCCGCGTCGGCGGCCTCGACCGGGCCGGCCGAGACCCAGGACATTTGTCACGGCCAGGTCCGTACACCAGAGCCTGCCCGGGTCCTCCCCCGCTCCGTAGCGTCATACCCATGACGAACGAACAAGCGTCCAGCACCCCCGCCGCCCAGGCCGCCACCCGCGCCGCCGACGCCGTCGACGGCACCGCGGTCGCCTTCGCCGCCGTCACCAAGACCTTCGGCCACGTCCGCGCCGTGGACGGCATCGACCTCCGCATCCGCCGCGGCGAGACCGTCGCCCTGCTCGGCCGCAACGGCGCCGGCAAGTCCACCACCATCAACCTGCTCCTCGGCCTCGACACACCCGACAGCGGCCGGGTCCGCCTCTTCGACGGCACCCCCGAGCGCGCGGTCGGCGCCGGCCGGGTGGGCGCCATGCTCCAGGACGGCCGTCCGGTCCCCCGGGTCACCATCCGCGAGCTGGTCGACTTTGTCGCCCGCACCTACCCGAGGCCGCTGCCCGTCGACGAGGCCCTGGCCCTGGCCGGTCTCACCGACCTGGCCGGCCGCCGCGCCGACCGGCTCTCCGGCGGCCAGGCCCAGCGCGTGCGCTTCGCCGTCGCGCTGGCCGGCAACCCGGAGCTGATCGTCCTCGACGAGCCGACCGCCGCCCTCGACGTCGAGGCCCGCGAGGCCTTCTGGGACTCGATGCGCGGCTACGCCCGGCGCGGCAACACGGTCCTCTTCTCCACCCACTACCTGGAGGAGGCCGACACCCACGCCGACCGCATCGTCGTGGTCGACTCCGGCCGGATCCTCGCCGACGGCACCGCGGACGAACTGAAGCGCGCCGCCGGCGGCACCACGGTCTCCTTCGACCTGGCCGGCGGCTCCTCCGAGGGCCTGGCGGCGCTGCCCGGCGTCACCTCCGTCGAGATCCGCGGCGACCGCGCCCACGTCCGCAGCGACGACTCCGACGCGACCGTCCGCGCCCTCGCCGAGCGTGACGCCGTACGCCGCCTCCAGGTCGCCCCGGTCTCCCTGAACGAGGCCTTCCTCACCCTCACCCGCGCGTCCGCGGCCCGCACCGCCCAGGACGCCCACTCCCTGGAGATGTCCCGATGATCACCGCGTATGTCCGCCTCGAAGTCCGCCGCACCCTGCGCGACGTCGGTTTCGTGATCTCCTCGATCGGCGTCCCCGTCATGATGTACCTCCTCTTCACCAACCTCGGCGGCCAGAACGACCCCGCCTTCAAGTCCGCCGCGATGATCGGCATGGCGGCGTACGGCGCGCTGGGCGCCGCCCTGTCGCTGGGCACCGGCGTCGCCGAGGACAAGTCCACCGGCTGGCTGCGCCAGCTGCGCGTCACCCCGATGAGCCCGCGCCAGGTGGTCGTCGGCCGGGCCCTGACCGGCAGCGTCATCGTCCTGCCGGCCATCACCGCCGTCCTGCTCGCGGGCGCCACGGTCAACGGCGTACGGCTCGACAGCTGGCAGTGGGCCGTCGTGGCCCTCACCCTGTGGGCGGGTTCGCTGCCCTTCACCCTCCTCGGGCTCGGCAACGGCTACCGGCTCTCCAGCCAGGCGGCCGGCGCCGTCAACGTGGCCTGCAACCTGGGCCTCGCGGTCGTCGGCGGCCTGTGGTTCCCGATCGACCTGTTCCCCGGCTGGCTGCGCTCCCTCTCCGACTACACGCCGACCAACCGCTTCGCCGAACTGGGCCGCGCGGTCACCGAGGGCACGGCGCCCGGCATCGCCACGATCACGATCCTGGTGGCGTGGGCCGCGCTGTTCGGCCTGTACGCGGCGGTCTCGTACCGTCGTTCCGCACGGACGGTCTGACGAGGACCAGCGGACGAGGGGCGAGGGATACCGATGGCGAAAGGTGAATTCCGACGACGCCGCGCCGAGAGCAGGCGCGGCGGCCGTCCGACCGGACTCAGCCTGATCCCCTGGCTGCTGCTCGGCCTGGGCGCGCTGTCCCACCTCATCTCGGGCAACGCCCCGAACCCCTGGATCGGCGGCCTCGGGCTGCTGACCTTCAACACCCTCTACATCGCGGTCGTCATCCGCGCCTTCCACCCGCGCACCCGCGAGACCCCGCTCACCTGGGGACTGCTCATCGCGCTCGGCGCCGTCACCTTCGGGCTGACCATCGGGTACGGGGAGTCCTGGCTGCTGCTCTTCCCGCTGCTCGGCCTCGCGGTCGGAGCGGTCACGCGGCGCGGCCGGATGCTGCGGCTGATCACCATCCCGCTGACCGCGGCCGTGGCAGCGGTGACGTTCATCAAGGCGAGCTGGGACTCGTTCGGGGTGGTGTACGGGACCTTCATCTCGATCATGGTGACGGCGACGATCCTCGCCCTGGACCAGACGGTGAACGAACTGCGCGAGACCCGCGAGGAACTCGCCCGCGCGGCCGTCGAGAAGGAACGCCTGCGCTTCTCCCGCGACCTGCACGACCTGCTGGGCCACACCCTGTCCGTGATCGTCGTGAAGTCGGAGGCGGCGCGGCGGCTCGCGCCCCGCGACCTGGACGCGGCGCTGGCGCAGATCACGGACATCGAGTCGGTCGGCCGGCAGGCGCTGACGGAGATCCGGGAGGCGGTCACCGGCTACCGCGAGGGCAGCCTGACCACCGAACTCGACCGCGCCCGCGACGCGTTGTCCTCGGCCGGCATCGAGCCGGTGGTCCGCCAGTCCGGCCCGCCGCTGGAGCCGCAGACGGAGGCGCTGCTGGGCTGGGTGGTCCGCGAGTCGGCCACCAACGCCGTACGCCACAGCGGCGCGACCCGCTGCGAGATCGAGATCGGTGGCGGCCCGGAACGGGTCCGCCTGACCGTCACCGACAACGGAACCGGTGCCGGATCCGCTGGTACCGCTGCGGGCACATCCGGCAGCGGCCTGAAGGGCCTCCACGAACGCCTCGCCGCCGCCGGCGGCACCTTCACCTCGGGCCCCCTCCCCCAGGGCGGCTTCCGCGTGACGGCGGAACTCCCGGTGGAACCGGCGGAGGCGGAACCCGAGGACGGCGGCGACCACCCGTAGACCGGTGACCGGCAACCGAGCGGCGGGCGGCTTGCCGGGCGCCGTGCCGCCCTCGCCCTACCCTGGTGCCCGTGAACGAGATGCCGCAGGACCAGCGCCCCGCCCGGTGTACGAGAGTCCTCCTCGCCGAGGACCAGGGCATGATGCGCGGCGCGCTCGCGCTGCTGCTCGGGATGGAGCCGGACATCGAGGTCGTCGCCCAGGTAGGACGAGGCGACCAGATCGTGGAGGCGGCGCTGACGGCGCGGCCGGACGTCGCCCTGCTGGACATCGAGCTGCCGGGCCGCTCCGGCCTCGACGCGGCGGCGGACCTGCGGGACGAGGTGCCCGACTGCCGGGTCCTCATCCTCACGACGTTCGGCCGGCCCGGCTATCTGCGCCGCGCGATGGAGGCGGGTGCGGTCGGCTTCCTGGTGAAGGACGGCCCGGTCGAGGACCTGGCCGAGGCGATCCGCAAGGCCCTGCGCGGCGAGACGGTCATCGACCCGGCCCTCGCCGCGGCCGCCCTCAGCGCGGGCCCCAACCCCCTGACCGCCCGCGAACGCGACGCCCTCGGCGCCTCCGTCGACGGCGCGACGATCGCGGACATCGCGACGAAGCTCCACCTCTCGGAGTCGACGGTCCGCAACTACCTCTCCTCCGCCATCGGCAAGACGGGCACCCGCAACCGCATGGAAGCGGTCCGCGCCGCCCGCCAGCAGGGCTGGCTCTGATTCACCAACGGGGACATCAGCCAGCCGATGGCATCTGAGGCAATCAAAACGCCCGCCGGCGGCGCATCCGCTGCACGAACGCTGGAGGGGTCAGTTCTGGCAACACATGCTGCTGCACATCTCCTCTTCCCACTGCTAATCCGCTGGAGCGTGGGCGATGTAGCCGGTCAGGCTTTACCCGTTCCAGCTCCGTCCGGACTGGTTCGCTAGGTAGGACCGACCGGTTCTCAGCTTCCAGCCTTTACGCTTCGCGGGCTCGTCCACCTCACTGGGTGATGCCGGAGTGACACCATGCCACTCCAGCCACAAGTATGCGAGATATGCCTTGCTCTGACTCGGGTCGACTGCGAACGTGAGCTTCGCCGCCGACCCGTGCATGCCCTTCCCCTGGCAGAGCAAGAAGCCTGACAGGCCGCAAAAGTCCGCCAGCAGGTTTCCAACTGCTGGCGGACCCTGGACGGACTCACCGACTTCGCCGTCAGTTGGTCACCTGTCCACCGCGCCAAGCACGGCCTCGACCATCTCGCCGCCCTCATCTAGCTCTTCACTTGGCTGTCTCTAGCTCCCCAGAGGGGCTTGACCACCCGCAGCAGCAGATCACTCGTAGCGGGCGAAGTTCGGCACGCCCTCGACCGATGCCGGATCGTCGATCGACCATGTCGGTGCACCTTCAGGTGCGCGAACCCGCGAGACAGAGATGCCGTGTAGACACTTGCCGCACCACAACAGTACGTACCCGATCCGGCTTTCGTGCTTGACGATGTACCTAACCTCAAGCTGGTCCTGGCCGCAATCCGGGCACGAGACCAGCCCCACCTCACTCTGCCGGTCGGCAACCCGACCCAGCACCCTCAGCCATGCCGCACGGTCAGCCATCAATCCTACCTCTCGTTGTAGAAGTTCCAGAATTGATCCTCCGAGCCGTAGGCGGCCCGTTCCCAAGCGCGCTCCTGCTCAAGCGAGGATGGGGGCCCGTACAGTCGGCTCTGCATGACATGCATCCGCTCGTGACCGAGCGTTCGGACAAGATTCTCTGTGGAGGAAAAGGCGTCAGGGTACAGCGTGATGAGCGTCCCATCCGGCAGCGTGTGGCCGTACAGATTACGCCCGACCAAGTCCGCGTCACGATTGATCTTAACCTTCACACCGCCAAGGTCTACTCCAGCGTCCCGGGCCACTTGGTTGACCACACGTTTCTGCATGGCAACTGGGAGGCCCGAGAAGGCTCCTACGTTCGAAGTTCGCCGTGCCAGTGGCGAAGCACTGAGTGCGGAGGCAGCGCTCCCGACCCGAGAGGCGCCGAGCGGGGGGACGACGGTCGAGGCAAGGACCCCAGCACTCGCAGCATCTGCGAACCGGGCGGAATTCACATCGATTCCATTCGATGCAAATTCCTCACGGATCGCATCACTTGCGCAATCCACCTCACCAAAGAGCTGGAACAGGCCGCATGCACCAGTCAGAACATCAACAGCTGCCGTAACAAGCCCCGCCCCAAAGTCACTCCAATCGCCCTTCGGCCCAGGGTGCAGGGGAATGGCGGTCGGCACCCCTGTCGGGTTGCTGCTACTTACGACCCCCGCCGTGCCGTTGGACCCACCGCCGCCACCGCCACCGCCACCGCCACCGCCACCGCCACCGCCACCGCCACCGCCAGGCTTGATTATGTTGCAGAGGTACGGGTGACAGCCGCCGTAGTCGCCCGACCTTGAGCCAGGCGTCTTGTTCTGGTTTCCGCCCAACGGGCCGCCCGGCTCGCTACGGCCCTCGCCGTCGTCGACGTACATACCCATGGAGTCACTGGAGGTCACGGGCGTGTTGTTGGCGTACGCATAGCCATTGAGCGACTGATGCTGGTCCAGGACGAGCGCCGGGTCGACGCTGATGAACTGGCCGATCTCCGTGTCGTATTCACGCGCCCCGATGTGAGTGAGGCCCGTGGTCTTGTCGGCTGTCTTGTTCAGGAAGCCCTTGTCCGTCGGCCACGTGCCGACCGAGCCGCCGCGCTCCGCCCCGAACGGGCTCATGAAGCGCTTGGTGATCGCCTGTGTGGCGTCGGAGGCGATGCTCAGGCTCTGTGTCCCGTGCTGGTCGCCCGCGAGGAACGAGATCTTGGTGCTCTTCGACTCGTTGGAGCGGACGGCCACCGTGATGCCGCCGGCCGTGTAGGTGCGCTGAGCCCAGACGGTCTTGTCGGAGCGGCGGTGCAGTTCCGTGGCGCCGGCGTAGAGGATCCTCTCCCCGTCCGCCGTGTTACGGATCAGTAGTTCGCCGTCCGCGTCGTACAAGTAGTCCGTCGTCTTGGTGCCCTCGGTGAGGGTGCCGAGCCGGTTCTCCGCGTTCCAGGCCAAGCTCTGCTGGCCCGTGGTGCCCGGACGTTGGGTCGTATTGCCGGTGGAGTCGTAGCCGTAGACCTTGTCCTTGGCGGGGTCGGCCGTGCCGCAGTCGCCTGCCCTCTTGGTCGTGTAGCGGAGGGTGTGCGGCTGCTGGGTGGAGGTGTAGCAGTAGGTCGTCGTGGTGTCGCCCGCGGCGGCGTGCTGGGTCTCCGTCTGACGCTGGCCGGCACCGGTGAACGTGTACGAAGTCCAGTACGGGGCGGGCCCGGACAGTTGCTTCGCGTCGCGCGGGTCGGCGCACTTCTGGGAGGCCGGGGTCCATGCCTCGGTCATCCGGCGGTAGCCGTCGTAGGCGAAGCACTGGGTCTCACCGGACGACGTGCCGCCGAGCGTGGCCGGGTCGGCGATCGACGTGACGTTGCCGGCCTGGTCGTAGGTGTAGGTCAGGCTTTGCGGGCTGTACGAGTGGGTGTCGGTGGTGACGTGGCTGTTGAGCAGCCGGCCGGTTCCCTCCTCGTACGTGTTGCCGACATAGACGTTCTTGTCGCCGGTGCCGCCCAGGCCCAGCTTGAGCTGACCGACCTGCCCGAGGGCGGAGTAGGCGATGTTCTGGACGTATCCGGTGAGTCCCTTCACCGAGGTGAGCTGACCCAGGTCACCGTAACCGAACTTGATGTCTTCGCCGGGCAGTCCACCGAGCGCCGGTTCGGAGACGGTGTCCGTCGTGCCATCGTTGCGGTACGTGGTGGAGTAGGTCAGCTTGCCACCCGTGAGGTGCTCGGTGAGAGCGTCGCCGACGGGCAGCGTGAGTTCCGTCGACAGGGGTCGGCTGAGCGTGTCGTACGCGGTGATGGTCTTGGTGTAGGGCGAGCCGGTCTCACCGCCGACGTAGCGTGTGGACGAGGTCGCGTATCCCTTCAGGAGCGAGTCGTACACCCGCTTGGTGAGCAGGTTCTCGGGCTTCTGCTCCCCCGCGTAGGTGGCCGTGGGGCGGCCGATGCTGTCGTAGGAGGTGCTGACGCTCTTGCCCCCGGCGGTTGTCTTCACCGGCCGGTCGAGCAGGTCGTATTCGGTGGTGCTCTTGCCCTTGTCCGGGTCGGTCACATCCTTCTGCCGGCCGAGCAGGTCGTAGGTGTACGCCCAAGCGGAGCTGTCCGGCCCCTTGATGGTGGCCTGCTTGCCGTCCGCGGTGTACGTGAACCGGGTCGACGTGTACGACGCGCCGAGCGTCGCCCCGTAGTCCTTGTCGGCCGTGCTGGCGCCCGCGTACTCCCGGCGCTCCGTGGTCAGTCCGCGGGCGTCGGTGATGACACGAGTGGCCGAGCCCCCGTCGAGTGCCGTGGTTGCGGCGGAGTCACCGGTGTAGGTGCTGGTCGTCTTCTGCTTCTCGACGCCGAAGACGAGGAGAGCGCTGGAGACGGACCGTTCGGCGCCGTCGAAGGTGATCACGTTCTGCGCCGGCGCCTGGCCACTCAGGGCACGCGTGTACACACCCTCCGGCGCCTTGGACTTGTCGTAGATGTCGGCGAACGTCTGGTAGGCGAGGCCGCGCGAGTCGTAGCGGGTGTCGGTGAGGAGCCTGCCTCCGAGCACGCTCGGCTGCTGGGTCTGCAGAGGACGCAGCTGTGAGTCGTAGATCGTGTAGCTGGTCTTGTACGTCTGACCGTCTGCCTTGAGCGTGGCACTGGCGACCCAGGACGGCGCGGTGTTGCTGAGGCTGTACGTGTAGTGGCTGTTCGGAACCTTTGCCGCGCTGTCGCGGTCGGGCAGCCAGACATCCGTCAGACGGCCGAGCGCGTCGTAACCGAGTTCCGTCTTCTTCAGGTTCGCGTCGTAGATGCGGAGGGGCATTCCTCGGCGCGGATCGACGAAGGTGACGTTCTGGTGCGACAGCGCGTTGGCCTGCACGGTCTTGGTCAGTGGACCGGCAGCGGCGGGACTGTACGCCGTGGTGGTCGACTTCGCGTCGGCGTTGGTGACCTTCGTCGACCGGCCGAGGGTGTCGTACTCGGTCGTCGTCCCCTTCTCCCAGGTGACAGCGCCGGCCGTGCCGTAGGCCGTGGCCCGTCCGGCCCAGGTCGCGAGGCCCTTGGTCGGCTGCATGGACGAGCTCCAGGCAAGACCGTCGTACGCGGTCGCGGTGTCGGACAGAACGTTGCCCCGAGTGCCGTCAGCCGCCTCCAGTTTCAGGTCCGTCTCCGCGAAGGAGCAGTCGAGGGCCACCGTGCGCTTACGGGCGACGAGGCCGCTGAGACCCAGCGCGTCGTTGTCGGCGTACCAGATCTCGGCGCAGGTCTCGTCACCCGACTTGGCGAGATCGCCGGAGTCGAGGACCTTGGTCTCGCGGCCCTTGCCGTCGAAGGTGATCGTCTCCACCGCGCTGGACCGCCAGGTCTTGGGCACGGTGAGGTAGGTGTACGAGGTGGCCTTCTTCGTACGGATGA contains the following coding sequences:
- a CDS encoding hypothetical protein (identified by MetaGeneAnnotator; putative;~sequence version:1), translated to MATAPATATSATANMTMADCAVDTPARGFTITANGAYAARLGGAGDTRYVERWTLDGPEPYAVPLPLGRPEEPGTPLLPLADGRVLADRTAPRTDGLRHTFSLLYPTGPATGELSLGAVEAPAPGALTLLPPSPDGICAYAMCVEADTDTTTLWLVAGGAFGPERVAAIRGRCTGGVWLDRTGRMLALDRRLDGGPVKTVTVDLERGGEVTPLLEITPDSNDRLLLADADSGLLVLRSDAPSPGHDRLAWGVLGSALPVRFPECLRLDDAAVTPFAVQPGQVLLPEDCGVALRIDAAAGSWVGLWRPRERRMLHAAVPPGWLAGAGLWTAGGVLRLPYVTDDTPCGVAALAEPAGPAVPAPSPEADAYRYPGAGRRTVPVPEPGGARESGAETVSGTGPGGGARRAPEPGSGGGETKACRPVPLRDAPLTDREPAG
- a CDS encoding hypothetical protein (identified by MetaGeneAnnotator; putative;~sequence version:1), producing MSSTMSNTDAQEPNGSGKHRGPAAPTEDSSSSANGRHRREPETQ
- a CDS encoding short-chain type dehydrogenase/reductase (3-ketoacyl-(acyl-carrier-protein) reductase; Provisional; PRK07792;~NAD(P) binding site [chemical binding];~Probable short-chain type dehydrogenase or reductase [Streptomyces venezuelae ATCC10712];~Rossmann-fold NAD(P)(+)-binding proteins; cl09931;~identified by MetaGeneAnnotator; putative) — encoded protein: MSLPRVSPSPAAQPLAGLSAIVTGAGRGLGRAEALELARLGAAVVVNDYGQPGRDGSGAASAAPAEEVVAEIRAAGGRAVAHLGDVADFETARALVGLAVSEFGKLDVLVNNAGILRDRMVFSMGEDEWDSVVRVHLKGHFNTTRFAAAHWRERAKAGESGVFGRIVNTSSEAYLAGSAGQPNYAAAKGGIVGLTTSSALALAKYGVTVNAICPRARTRMTEDVFAGFAEPASADELDPLAPEHVAPLVGYLAAPAAARVNGQLFVVHGGMVAIVDRPRVAAKFDTAKDVFSYEELDGLLTPHYADRPAGETFAAAEVLGLKKG
- a CDS encoding zinc-binding dehydrogenase (Class III alcohol dehydrogenase; cd08279;~NAD binding site [chemical binding];~Zn-dependent alcohol dehydrogenases, class III [Energyproduction and conversion]; COG1062;~catalytic Zn binding site [ion binding];~identified by MetaGeneAnnotator; putative;~structural Zn binding site [ion binding];~substrate binding site [chemical binding];~zinc-binding dehydrogenase [Streptomyces cattleya NRRL 8057 = DSM46488]) — encoded protein: MRAAVLHEIGQDKLEVLDDVEAVGFGPGKVRIRIRATGLCHSDVSAMSGVLPQPAPFVPGHEGAGEILDVGDGVTGLAVGQRVLLCWLPACGSCPACRRGQTQLCLAGFMNAGTPNFRRAGGGSDGGAGEVFGFAGTGTFAEEVVVDARCAVPIPDDVPYDIAALIGCGVTTGLGAAINTAKVAAGSSVAVIGCGGVGISAIQGARLQGAAQIVAVDPVESRREAALGFGATEAVAPDALADAKQRVTGGEGFDYVFEVVGKSATARTAYDTTRRGGTLCVVGAGALDDFLQLNMFELFFDEKRILPSMYGGGDVLRSYERAIALWRAGRIDLASLITHRVPLSGINEALEQMRTGAALRTCIEL